A window of Primulina tabacum isolate GXHZ01 chromosome 4, ASM2559414v2, whole genome shotgun sequence contains these coding sequences:
- the LOC142541844 gene encoding uncharacterized protein LOC142541844, which yields MIDAASGGALVNKTPQEARALISNMAVNAQQFGTRQDNPPRQVSEVSANHIDQKLDSLTSLLEKLVVGQVQQVKTCSICAMVGHSTDTCPTLQEDPTQQVNAIGGFLGQPQHRYDPYSNSYNPGWKDYPNFSYRNQGDQQGYPQQIFHKHPSSAQASNSVVNPMENVSAITLRNCKELEVQEIGRNKLKGYDREKVGEHVSVVIQKTIPIKCSDPGIFSIPCTIGDTRLEKAMLDLGASINVMSDSVYKYLELGPLTATDIVIQLADRSTVYPRGIIEDVLVKVENLVFPADFYVLDMENDDLNSQILLGRRFLKTSKSVINVITDTLTMEFDENSKFVDKNDLDEIIERHVENSNIRFSLSDSQISKIERRLLPDRPKHVLMKKGGNIHGIEISKKFKKNMHMLKFAMKILKWNKVDLVTIYESP from the exons ATGATTGATGCTGCTAGTGGAGGTGCATTGGTAAACAAAACACCTCAAGAGGCACGAGCTCTAATCTCCAACATGGCTGTCAATGCACAACAATTTGGGACTAGGCAAGATAACCCCCCACGACAAGTTAGTGAGGTAAGCGCTAATCATATTGATCAAAAGTTAGATTCTTTGACATCTCTTTTGGAAAAGTTGGTTGTAGGGCAGGTACAACAGGTCAAAACTTGTAGCATATGTGCGATGGTTGGACATTCGACGGACACGTGCCCTACATTACAGGAAGATCCAACACAGCAGGTTAATGCAATCGGCGGATTTCTTGGACAGCCTCAGCACCGGTATGATCCGTATTCTAATAGCTACAATCCAGGATGGAAAGATTACCCAAATTTCAGCTATAGGAATCAAGGAGATCAACAAGGATATCCACAACAAATTTTTCACAAACATCCATCATCTGCACAAGCCTCTAACTCAG TGGTGAATCCAATGGAGAATGTGAGTGCAATTACTTTGAGAAATTGTAAAGAATTAGAGGTTCAAGAAATTGGG AGAAATAAGTTGAAGGGCTATGATAGAGAAAAGGTAGGAGAACACGTTTCTGTTGTTATTCAAAAAACTATTCCTATCAAATGCAGTGATCCAGGTATATTCTCTATCCCTTGTACTATTGGCGATACTAGACTTGAAAAGGCTATGTTGGATTTGGGTGCTTCTATCAATGTCATGTCTGATTCTGTTTATAAATATTTGGAACTTGGACCTCTTACTGCAACCGACATTGTGATCCAGTTGGCTGATAGGTCCACTGTTTATCCTAGAGGTATAATTGAAGATGTTCTTGTGAAAGTTGAAAATTTGGTTTTTCCTGCTGACTTTTATGTGCTTGACATGGAAAATGATGATTTGAATAGTCAAATTTTGCTAGGAAGACGATTTTTGAAAACTTCAAAGTCTGTCATAAATGTTATTACTGATACCCTTACTATGGAATTTGATG aaaattcaaaatttgtgGATAAGAATGATTTAGATGAGATTATTGAAAgacatgttgaaaattctaaTATTAGATTTTCTCTCTCTGATTCGCAGATATCTAAAATTGAGCGAAGACTCCTTCCAGATCGACCCAAGCATGTACTCATGAAAAAAGGAGGAAATATTCATGGGATAGAGATTTCCAAGAAATTCAAAAAaaacatgcacatgctgaaatttGCTATGAAAATACTCAAGTGGAATAAAGTGGACCTAGTGACCATCTATGAATCACCATGA